One part of the Paroedura picta isolate Pp20150507F chromosome 5, Ppicta_v3.0, whole genome shotgun sequence genome encodes these proteins:
- the PHETA2 gene encoding sesquipedalian-2: MKLNERSVAHYATCNSPADHTGFLCKRVERHHHTASYQRRWFVLKGNLLFCFEERESRDPLGLIVLEGCTVELCEAAEEFAFAIRFDGAGAKAYVLVADCQMAMEAWVKALSRASFDYMRLVVKELEKQLEEARKSLVASHKFPKKPSSGRKRHFSNPTMIPVQEHPVIMENGYATWGDSSSVGGGAPFDHDGGYLKPPPLPPRRRLAGSNISGLLTAGFASAVQESPVSPETACFSKLHDWYGQEIADVRREWLESQKKVEM; the protein is encoded by the coding sequence ATGAAGCTGAATGAGCGCAGTGTGGCTCATTATGCCACGTGCAACTCTCCAGCCGATCACACTGGCTTCTTATGTAAGCGTGTGGAGCGCCACCATCACACCGCCTCCTACCAGCGCCGCTGGTTTGTCCTCAAGGGCAACTTGCTGTTCTGCTTTGAAGAGCGGGAGAGCCGTGACCCCCTGGGGCTCATTGTGTTAGAGGGCTGCACTGTGGAGCTATGCGAGGCTGCGGAGGAGTTTGCCTTTGCCATCCGGTTTGACGGGGCTGGGGCCAAGGCCTACGTACTGGTTGCTGACTGCCAAATGGCTATGGAAGCTTGGGTGAAGGCACTTTCACGGGCCAGCTTTGATTACATGAGGCTAGTGGTTAAGGAGCTAGAGAAACAACTGGAGGAGGCCCGGAAGAGCTTGGTTGCCAGCCATAAATTTCCAAAGAAACCATCTTCTGGCCGGAAGAGACATTTCTCTAATCCCACAATGATACCTGTCCAGGAGCACCCTGTCATCATGGAAAATGGCTATGCTACCTGGGGTGATAGTTCTTCTGtgggcggaggagctccttttgatCACGATGGGGGATATTTAAAACCTCCACCCCTACCACCACGTCGAAGGCTAGCAGGCAGCAACATCAGTGGACTGCTGACTGCTGGTTTTGCATCCGCTGTGCAGGAAAGCCCTGTGTCTCCAGAGACAGCCTGCTTCTCAAAGCTGCATGATTGGTATGGCCAGGAGATTGCCGATGTGAGGAGGGAATGGCTGGAAAGCCAGAAAAAAGTGGAAATGTGA